Below is a genomic region from Candidatus Cloacimonadota bacterium.
TTTGTTGCACTAAAAAAACTTGTTCAAAAAGTGTCAAGCGGGAATCTCTGCCACCCCGGCCATTCCAGTGTCTCCAGAGCCTCATCGCAGTGTAGATGCAGCAAAACAAGCAGTAGCAAAGCCGCGAAAATGGCGTTGCGACCGCCATCAAAAGCGGTCGCAAGGGTCCCTTCCATAACCCCAGCTCCATTTTGGAGGTTATATTTGCTCAACCCCAGTATTTGCGGTCCAGGGTGCGGTACTGGATTGCCTCTGAAATGTGGTCGCTATTGATATTGGCCAGGCCTTCGAGGTCGGCGATGGTTCGCGATACTTTCAGGATTCTGTCAAATACGCGGGCGGAATAGCCCAGATGGTCAATGGCGTGCTGCATCTGGGCCTGGCTGTCTGCATCAAGCTTGCAATATTTTCGCAGCAGGCGCGAACTCATCTGAGCGTTGCAGAATATTCCTTCATCGGCATAGCGGGCGCGTTGAACTTGCCGGGCTTTGTTAACCCGGGCGCGGATGACGGCGGAGCGGTCTCCGGAAGGCAGACCGGACAAGTCGGCGTAGCTTACGCTGGGGACTTCCACGTGAATGTCGATACGGTCTAAAAGTGGTCCGGAAACCCGGCCGCGGTAACGCGCGATGGCACCTGGCTCGCAGGTGCAGTAATGATTTGGGATGTTGGCTCCGAAATAGCCGCAGGGGCAGGGATTCATCGAGGCGATGAGCATGAAATCAGCAGGAAAAGTAAGGCTGGTGGCGGCCCTGGAGATGGTTACGATCCCGTCCTCCAGAGGTTGGCGCATCACTTCCAGCACCCCGCGTTTGAACTCAGGCAGCTCATCCAGAAACAGCACACCGAAGTGCGCCAAAGACACTTCCCCGGGCCGGGGGAAAGTTCCGCCACCGATCAACCCGTTTTCGCTGCAGGAGTGGTGCGGAGCGCGAAAAGGCCGGGTAGTGAGGATGCCGTTTTTGAAGTGCTTGGAATAGCCGGCCACGGAATGGATCTTGGTGGCCTCCAAAGACTCGTCCAGAGAGAGCTCCGGCAATATCGTAGGCACCCGGCGCGCCAGCATGGTCTTGCCGCTGCCGGGAGGGCCGATCATCAGCAGGTTGTGGCCTCCCGCGGCTGAGACCTCCAAGGCGCGCTTCACCTGATATTGGCCTTTCACGTCGTGCATATCCACGGGAAAATCGTTCAGCACGGAGAATATCTTGTCCCTGTCAACCGTCGCCGGTTTGATTTCGATTTCGCCACGCAGATAGAGCACCGCTTCTCGCAGCGAGGTCACCGGGATCACTTTCAATTCCTCGATGATGGCGGCTTCCTCGGCATTTTCGTAAGGCAGCACCAAAGCATCCATGCCATCTCGCTTGGCGGCCAGGGCTATGGGCAAAACGCCCTTCACGGGGCGCAGATTGCCGTCCAGCGAGAGCTCGCCGATAATCGCGGTTTGACTGAGGTATTCCACTGGCAGTTGTTTGATGCTCTGCAGCACGGAAATGGCGATGGGAAGGTCCAGCGCGGCGCTGTCTTTCTTGATGTCGGCCGGGGCCAGATTGATGGTGAAACGCTTGATTGCGGCCTCGAAACCGGAGTTGCTGAGCGCCGCGAAAATGCGGTCTTTGCTCTCCTTCACGGCGTTGGATGCCATGCCCACGATGTTCACGGAATACATCTGCCCGGCGCTGTCACATTCCACCGTCAGCAGCTGGCCGTCGATTCCGATCGTAGTGTATGTCTTTACAATACCTACCATTTA
It encodes:
- a CDS encoding YifB family Mg chelatase-like AAA ATPase; protein product: MVGIVKTYTTIGIDGQLLTVECDSAGQMYSVNIVGMASNAVKESKDRIFAALSNSGFEAAIKRFTINLAPADIKKDSAALDLPIAISVLQSIKQLPVEYLSQTAIIGELSLDGNLRPVKGVLPIALAAKRDGMDALVLPYENAEEAAIIEELKVIPVTSLREAVLYLRGEIEIKPATVDRDKIFSVLNDFPVDMHDVKGQYQVKRALEVSAAGGHNLLMIGPPGSGKTMLARRVPTILPELSLDESLEATKIHSVAGYSKHFKNGILTTRPFRAPHHSCSENGLIGGGTFPRPGEVSLAHFGVLFLDELPEFKRGVLEVMRQPLEDGIVTISRAATSLTFPADFMLIASMNPCPCGYFGANIPNHYCTCEPGAIARYRGRVSGPLLDRIDIHVEVPSVSYADLSGLPSGDRSAVIRARVNKARQVQRARYADEGIFCNAQMSSRLLRKYCKLDADSQAQMQHAIDHLGYSARVFDRILKVSRTIADLEGLANINSDHISEAIQYRTLDRKYWG